The Rickettsia helvetica genome has a segment encoding these proteins:
- a CDS encoding sensor histidine kinase: protein MNHNKYIVRLSFIILFLNIVINMMFYRYFMIKEMIVKQVALEHTKIVELYTDNIWNTHQNVISKLHKFDYLKLLQDQDFINFAKITAQWFTNLNINISLYDLKGNKFITSNMLHMYSVDNYKDDSLVEIVTAKIDKFFLKSFTSKAPLRDAFKGITSHVLLPRVIIENESDLTVEEASFVTSYIPVIDNNLDFPVDAVFEINTNITSQWQNITSLEQKVFITFIIIFIIFCTIIISNTNYARQVIEEQLETNRNLKAQIVKVEKTRSSNTKFFTNISHELRTPLNAIIGFSEILMSERDAEKNKNYIKDINDAGKHLLSMINDILDLSKASADKLKVDSIDLDLNKLISSSLILVKPRADQAKVVLISRLPKEHVVIKADPKRLKQVFLNLLSNAVKFTNSGGSVTITLEKDELAKLVYIKVIDTGIGIEEKDIPKTLSEFSQIDSELSRKYEGTGLGLPLTKKLVELMNGKFDLQSKINEGTTITITFTYDDSIEI, encoded by the coding sequence ATGAACCATAATAAGTATATAGTAAGATTGTCATTCATTATATTGTTTCTTAATATTGTCATAAATATGATGTTTTACCGTTATTTTATGATAAAAGAAATGATAGTAAAACAAGTGGCTTTGGAACATACTAAAATTGTAGAACTTTACACTGATAATATTTGGAATACTCATCAGAACGTAATCAGTAAATTACATAAATTCGATTATTTAAAATTATTACAAGATCAAGATTTTATTAATTTTGCAAAGATTACCGCTCAATGGTTCACCAATCTTAATATTAATATTTCTCTCTACGATCTTAAAGGTAATAAATTCATCACTAGTAATATGTTACATATGTATAGTGTAGACAATTATAAAGATGATAGTTTGGTTGAGATAGTTACCGCAAAAATCGATAAATTTTTTTTAAAGTCTTTTACTTCAAAAGCTCCGCTTCGAGACGCTTTTAAAGGTATTACAAGTCATGTATTATTACCAAGGGTAATAATAGAAAATGAAAGTGATTTAACAGTGGAAGAAGCTTCTTTTGTTACTAGCTATATCCCTGTTATAGATAATAATTTAGATTTTCCCGTAGATGCAGTATTTGAGATTAACACTAATATTACCAGCCAGTGGCAAAATATAACCTCTCTTGAGCAAAAGGTTTTTATAACTTTTATCATTATTTTTATAATATTCTGCACTATAATTATTAGTAACACTAACTATGCTAGACAAGTTATTGAGGAGCAGCTTGAAACAAATAGAAATTTAAAAGCTCAAATAGTAAAAGTAGAAAAAACCAGATCTTCAAATACAAAGTTTTTTACTAATATTAGTCATGAATTGCGTACACCACTTAATGCTATAATAGGCTTTTCGGAAATTCTTATGTCGGAAAGAGATGCAGAAAAAAATAAAAATTATATTAAAGACATAAATGATGCTGGTAAACATTTGCTTAGTATGATTAATGATATTTTAGATCTTTCTAAAGCTTCTGCCGATAAATTAAAAGTAGATAGTATAGATCTTGATTTAAATAAATTAATTAGTTCTTCACTGATACTTGTTAAGCCTCGTGCCGATCAAGCCAAAGTGGTTTTAATTAGTAGATTACCGAAAGAGCATGTTGTTATAAAAGCTGATCCAAAAAGGCTAAAACAAGTATTCTTAAATCTTTTATCAAATGCCGTGAAATTTACAAATTCCGGAGGAAGTGTTACTATTACACTTGAAAAAGATGAGTTAGCAAAATTAGTATATATAAAAGTTATAGATACCGGCATCGGTATTGAGGAAAAAGATATCCCAAAAACTTTATCGGAGTTCAGTCAAATTGATAGTGAGCTTAGTCGAAAATATGAGGGTACCGGTCTTGGGTTGCCGCTTACTAAAAAGCTGGTTGAGCTTATGAACGGTAAATTTGATTTGCAAAGTAAGATAAATGAAGGTACCACCATAACAATAACTTTTACATATGACGATAGTATTGAAATATAA
- the ybgF gene encoding tol-pal system protein YbgF, with product MKLIILLLTFLFSMFSFGESETIKGKPLKYAANNDFENRLDEQEQEIRRLIGKVEVLQHKIDMLTQNSNIPNQEENTEVLEVGDSKKQDVFDVALLKDMPDNAPKKPIAVNKDIAPDKQAYDLALAAYKDNKLTEAKDKFKNFIQKYPNSSLISNAYFWYGECFFKQNDYNGAAVNYLKGYKESPKGAKSSDGLLKLALSLGKLKKTQAACNMLAKLDKELPTNRTAASKKMAEDAKIKFGCKNK from the coding sequence ATGAAACTTATTATCTTATTATTGACTTTTTTATTTTCTATGTTTTCTTTCGGAGAAAGCGAAACTATTAAAGGAAAGCCTTTAAAATATGCAGCAAATAATGATTTTGAAAATAGACTAGATGAACAGGAACAAGAAATCAGAAGATTAATCGGTAAAGTTGAGGTTTTACAGCATAAAATTGATATGTTAACGCAAAACTCAAATATTCCAAATCAAGAAGAAAATACTGAAGTTTTAGAAGTCGGTGACTCAAAAAAACAAGATGTTTTTGATGTAGCTTTGCTTAAAGATATGCCGGATAATGCTCCTAAAAAGCCTATTGCGGTTAATAAGGATATAGCTCCCGATAAGCAAGCTTACGATTTGGCTCTTGCTGCTTATAAAGATAATAAACTTACTGAAGCAAAAGATAAATTTAAAAATTTTATCCAAAAATATCCTAACAGTTCGCTGATTAGTAATGCTTATTTCTGGTATGGGGAATGCTTTTTTAAACAAAATGACTATAACGGAGCAGCAGTTAACTATTTAAAAGGCTATAAAGAGTCACCGAAAGGGGCAAAATCTTCCGATGGGTTATTGAAGTTAGCACTTTCCTTAGGCAAACTAAAAAAAACTCAGGCAGCATGTAATATGCTTGCTAAGCTTGATAAGGAATTGCCAACTAATAGAACTGCCGCATCCAAAAAAATGGCAGAAGATGCTAAGATCAAATTTGGCTGTAAAAATAAATAA
- a CDS encoding DUF2659 family protein, giving the protein MTDILDEVLSDQNEEKRLIFFKKLLPIIIIISIIAITIMVVINNNKDKRIKNNQKNGDILVKTVGLETTKDNEELAFNTLENLVTTSNTKIREIAALEQVAIKISEKKYSEAKDLLNKIIENKEYSEISTFYARISWCGLVIDDQNLDIQDKEKLTKYLNYFDDEKKPFWATATIIKAMWDIKNNMKPQVEKNLKNLLISNNVSDLIKDQAKALLVNLNK; this is encoded by the coding sequence ATGACTGATATTTTGGATGAAGTACTGAGTGATCAAAATGAAGAAAAAAGGTTAATTTTTTTCAAAAAGCTTTTACCTATAATAATAATCATTTCTATAATAGCTATTACTATAATGGTTGTTATTAATAATAATAAAGATAAAAGAATTAAAAATAACCAAAAAAACGGAGATATTCTTGTTAAGACTGTTGGTTTGGAAACAACAAAAGATAATGAAGAATTAGCTTTTAATACTTTAGAGAATTTAGTTACTACTAGTAATACTAAAATAAGAGAAATAGCTGCATTAGAACAAGTAGCCATAAAGATTTCGGAAAAAAAATATTCAGAAGCGAAAGACCTGCTTAATAAAATTATTGAAAATAAAGAATATTCTGAAATTTCTACTTTTTATGCACGTATTTCATGGTGTGGTCTTGTTATTGATGATCAAAATCTAGATATTCAAGATAAAGAAAAATTGACCAAATATTTAAACTATTTTGATGACGAGAAAAAACCTTTTTGGGCTACGGCAACTATTATAAAAGCTATGTGGGATATTAAGAATAATATGAAACCGCAAGTAGAAAAAAATCTAAAAAATTTATTAATTTCAAATAATGTATCTGATCTAATAAAAGATCAGGCTAAAGCATTGCTTGTAAATTTAAATAAATAA
- a CDS encoding outer membrane protein assembly factor BamB codes for MTKKIALLLLPFILISCNGLGLKRVKNIVELTPKLAIQTNEPIYLDSNANIYAFNANMLKNKQYSFARSNTITEPVFIGDMIYALDIRSNISAFSIEQNKIIWSYNLSRHKKDNYIGGGILHHSGKLYVTYGSRLLVVLDAKSGYEIIRKELPDIIRIKPIVLNDNTVLVQTISNQTIALNAETLKTVWEHESLAEVLSASYFMTPIVQHDNVIVTYNSGQVLALNIKNGEVRWNFEFANLNDHTAVPNFDESSILCTPVHDNMNLYIATGLGKLIKLSTATGSVIWQVNAEDIQSMSLIGNSLFVINNARQIAAFNPETGKVKFVTDLNDGKDPKKLKSATFLVPFVGVDNNNKRSLNVISVNGVLYSFDVDNNGLNMMPHIVKIIKNIRYYGLRANNNLYFSTDRKIIFGSK; via the coding sequence ATGACAAAAAAAATAGCACTTCTGTTATTACCGTTTATTTTAATTTCATGTAACGGGCTTGGACTAAAAAGGGTAAAAAATATTGTTGAATTGACTCCTAAATTAGCGATTCAGACCAATGAGCCGATATATTTAGATTCTAATGCAAATATATATGCATTTAATGCAAATATGCTTAAGAATAAACAGTATAGTTTCGCTAGAAGCAACACAATTACCGAGCCGGTTTTTATAGGCGATATGATTTATGCATTGGATATTAGATCGAATATTTCTGCATTTTCTATAGAGCAAAATAAGATTATTTGGTCTTATAATTTAAGTAGACATAAAAAAGATAATTATATAGGCGGCGGAATTTTACACCATAGTGGAAAATTATACGTAACATACGGTTCAAGGTTGTTAGTAGTGCTAGATGCAAAATCAGGTTATGAAATAATTAGAAAAGAACTTCCGGATATTATTAGAATTAAGCCTATTGTGCTAAATGATAATACTGTCTTAGTACAAACTATCAGTAATCAAACTATTGCTTTAAATGCAGAAACTTTAAAAACCGTATGGGAACATGAAAGCCTAGCGGAAGTTTTATCGGCTAGTTATTTTATGACGCCGATAGTACAACATGACAATGTAATAGTAACTTATAATTCCGGGCAAGTACTTGCCTTAAATATAAAAAATGGTGAAGTAAGATGGAATTTTGAGTTTGCAAATCTTAATGATCATACAGCTGTACCGAATTTTGATGAATCAAGTATTTTATGTACCCCCGTTCATGATAATATGAATCTGTATATAGCGACCGGTCTTGGTAAGCTTATTAAACTGAGTACAGCAACCGGTAGTGTGATTTGGCAGGTAAATGCCGAGGATATTCAATCAATGTCTTTAATCGGTAATAGCCTATTTGTAATAAATAATGCAAGACAAATAGCAGCGTTTAATCCTGAAACAGGGAAAGTAAAGTTTGTAACTGATTTAAATGATGGAAAGGATCCTAAGAAACTAAAATCTGCTACTTTTTTAGTACCTTTTGTTGGAGTTGATAATAACAATAAGCGAAGTTTAAATGTTATTTCCGTTAACGGTGTTTTATATAGTTTTGATGTTGATAATAATGGATTAAACATGATGCCTCATATTGTCAAAATTATAAAAAATATTCGTTATTATGGGCTAAGAGCAAATAATAATTTATATTTTTCTACCGATAGAAAAATAATATTTGGAAGTAAATAG
- the rplM gene encoding 50S ribosomal protein L13 gives MKTYSAKPSEIEKKWWVIDAKNIVLGRLASRVASMLRGKHKPSFTPHLDCGDNIIIINAEHVKLTGKKANPKDGKMYYRHTGFPGGIKDTTAGKILSGKHPERVIKMAVKRMITRNALGAKQMSNLYVYANGDHPHVAQQPTVYDFASQNPKNKK, from the coding sequence GTGAAAACTTACTCGGCAAAGCCATCGGAAATTGAAAAGAAATGGTGGGTCATAGACGCAAAAAATATTGTACTAGGACGACTCGCTAGCAGAGTTGCTAGTATGCTACGCGGTAAGCATAAGCCTAGCTTTACACCTCATTTAGATTGTGGTGATAATATAATCATAATAAATGCGGAACATGTAAAATTAACAGGTAAAAAAGCGAATCCCAAAGACGGAAAAATGTATTACAGGCATACAGGATTTCCAGGTGGGATAAAAGATACTACGGCAGGTAAAATCTTAAGCGGTAAACACCCTGAGAGAGTTATTAAAATGGCCGTAAAAAGAATGATTACAAGAAATGCTTTAGGTGCTAAGCAAATGAGTAATTTGTATGTTTATGCAAATGGTGATCATCCTCATGTGGCACAACAACCTACTGTTTATGATTTTGCAAGCCAAAATCCAAAAAATAAAAAGTAA
- the rpsI gene encoding 30S ribosomal protein S9 yields MTELKIKTEKVEKQLTKEPLKPVLKTPKEKIDNSGKFYATGKRKNAIARVWLKVGKGKIVVNKKTIDQYFPSETYVKTILQPFVLTKTIDQYDIICTVRGGGISGQKGAILHGISKALDKSAPDVHAILRKGGLLTRDSRVVERKKYGQRKARKKTQFSKR; encoded by the coding sequence ATGACCGAGTTAAAAATTAAAACAGAAAAAGTAGAAAAGCAGTTAACTAAAGAACCTTTAAAACCGGTATTAAAAACTCCTAAAGAAAAAATAGATAATTCAGGCAAGTTTTATGCTACAGGTAAAAGAAAAAATGCTATAGCACGAGTATGGCTTAAAGTAGGAAAAGGAAAAATAGTTGTTAATAAAAAAACAATAGACCAGTATTTTCCTTCTGAAACTTATGTGAAAACTATCTTACAGCCTTTTGTCTTAACAAAAACTATTGATCAGTATGATATAATTTGTACTGTTAGAGGTGGAGGAATTTCAGGACAGAAAGGTGCTATTTTACATGGAATTTCTAAAGCTTTAGATAAATCTGCTCCGGATGTTCATGCTATTTTGCGTAAAGGCGGTCTTTTAACACGTGATTCTAGGGTAGTAGAGCGTAAGAAATACGGACAACGTAAAGCACGTAAGAAAACACAATTCTCTAAACGTTAA
- a CDS encoding ATP-binding protein, translating to MTSFFHGNLKQYLLSKIEEEYSIHQVCGLVGPRQSGKTTLVKSYLNSIEIPTHFFDCENPLHLARLENPMLTFQELQGLIVIDEVQLRPDLFPVLRVIVDNNKESKFLVTGSASRDLLNQSSETLAGRIGYHQVTPFTLEEVKDWKLLWKRGGFPKSFLAASNKLSERWRDEYIKTFLERDILKLGFDLTPSIVNKLWRMLSFMQAQVLNIHHLSQSLGIDHRTVKRYLNILESAFMITLLRPWHNNSKKREVKSPKIYIRDSGLLYRLLGLSDEEIEFNPKLGASFEGFVIEEIVRHFNAYETSYFWATHSGAELDLLITNGIRKIGFEIKYTENPKITKSMNIALNDLELEHLYLIIPSNEKFKLSENITCLGIENLRFCKDF from the coding sequence ATGACGTCATTTTTTCATGGAAATCTTAAGCAATATTTACTATCTAAAATTGAAGAAGAATATTCTATTCACCAAGTTTGCGGGTTAGTAGGACCAAGGCAATCGGGTAAAACAACATTAGTAAAATCTTATTTAAACAGTATAGAAATACCTACACATTTCTTTGATTGTGAAAATCCTTTACATTTAGCTAGACTTGAAAATCCAATGCTTACTTTTCAAGAATTACAAGGCTTGATAGTAATTGATGAAGTACAATTAAGACCCGATTTATTTCCTGTGCTACGTGTAATTGTAGATAACAATAAAGAAAGTAAGTTTCTAGTTACAGGCAGTGCTTCACGTGATCTATTAAACCAATCTTCTGAAACCTTAGCAGGAAGAATAGGTTATCACCAGGTTACTCCTTTCACTCTTGAAGAAGTTAAAGATTGGAAATTATTATGGAAAAGAGGTGGATTCCCAAAGTCATTTCTAGCTGCTTCTAATAAATTAAGTGAACGATGGCGGGATGAATATATAAAAACTTTCTTAGAGAGAGATATATTAAAACTTGGCTTTGATTTAACCCCTTCAATTGTTAATAAATTATGGCGTATGCTTAGTTTTATGCAAGCTCAAGTTTTAAATATTCATCATTTAAGTCAATCCTTGGGAATAGATCATCGTACTGTTAAAAGGTATCTTAATATTTTGGAAAGTGCTTTTATGATTACTTTATTAAGACCATGGCACAACAATTCAAAAAAACGTGAGGTAAAATCTCCTAAAATATACATTAGAGATAGTGGTTTATTATATAGATTACTTGGATTATCAGATGAAGAAATAGAATTTAACCCAAAACTTGGAGCTTCTTTTGAAGGCTTTGTTATTGAAGAGATAGTACGTCATTTTAATGCTTATGAAACTTCTTATTTTTGGGCTACTCATAGCGGAGCTGAACTTGATTTACTTATAACAAATGGAATAAGAAAAATAGGATTTGAAATAAAATATACTGAAAACCCTAAGATAACAAAATCAATGAATATCGCTTTGAATGACTTAGAATTAGAACATTTATATTTAATAATCCCAAGTAACGAAAAATTTAAACTCTCTGAGAATATTACTTGTTTAGGAATTGAAAATCTTAGGTTTTGTAAAGATTTCTAA
- a CDS encoding RNA pyrophosphohydrolase: MRNSSKKHLDLPYRPGVGMMILNADNHIFVGKRIDTKISAWQMPQGGIVPGETPSIAAMREMLEEIGSDKGYIIAESKCWYSYDVPSFLIPKLWNGNFRGQKQRWFLIRFTGNNEDININTSNPEFDQWRWASLDELLSIIIPFKRKLYQAVVKEFESLIQ, encoded by the coding sequence ATGAGAAATTCTTCCAAAAAACATCTTGATTTACCATATAGACCAGGGGTCGGCATGATGATATTAAATGCCGATAACCATATATTCGTCGGTAAAAGAATAGATACAAAAATATCTGCATGGCAAATGCCGCAAGGTGGGATAGTTCCCGGCGAAACACCAAGTATTGCAGCAATGCGTGAGATGTTAGAAGAAATAGGAAGCGATAAAGGATATATTATTGCCGAAAGCAAATGCTGGTATAGTTATGATGTACCAAGCTTTTTAATACCTAAATTGTGGAATGGTAATTTTCGTGGACAGAAACAACGCTGGTTTCTCATTAGATTTACCGGAAATAACGAAGATATTAATATAAATACCTCTAATCCGGAATTTGATCAATGGCGTTGGGCATCACTTGACGAGCTATTATCTATTATAATTCCTTTCAAACGGAAACTTTATCAAGCCGTCGTAAAAGAATTTGAATCATTAATTCAGTAG
- a CDS encoding PleD family two-component system response regulator, which translates to MTTILIVDDIETNIKLLTAKLLKEYYTVLTANSGKEALAILKKGKIDIILLDVMMPEMDGFEVCKTIKTDPETTHIPVVMVTALSDIDDRVKGLEAGADEFLTKPINDTALFVRLKSLSRMKSLIDELKLRNNTNALLGVTNIEMHDTCTDKKILLINDDIVQAKNIKQMLLKITQNVKVISNSDELDIINEYTPDLVIISSTLENEDPLRISVILRGKAEISGVVIILQIDEDGMPLVVKGIELGINDYFVYPIEESELLARIRTQLRRKQYQDNLRNDLEQSVNLAAKDSLTGLFNRRYFDIHLKQMIEKANKESIKLYLLMCDIDNFKHVNDTYGHQAGDKVLTIVSRILKNTLRVTDLIARFGGEEFTILLTDIDISKAIETAERVRVKIEYMDFHIEDQIEPLKKTISIGVTEYKKEESIESFIERADKAMYEAKTTGKNQVVKL; encoded by the coding sequence ATGACCACAATATTAATAGTAGACGATATAGAAACCAATATTAAGTTACTAACAGCCAAACTTTTAAAAGAGTATTATACGGTTCTTACTGCAAATAGCGGCAAAGAAGCACTAGCAATTCTTAAAAAGGGAAAAATTGATATTATACTACTTGATGTTATGATGCCGGAAATGGATGGATTTGAGGTATGTAAAACGATAAAAACCGATCCGGAAACTACTCATATACCGGTTGTAATGGTAACTGCACTTTCCGATATTGATGATCGAGTTAAAGGTCTTGAGGCAGGAGCTGATGAGTTTTTAACAAAGCCGATTAACGATACTGCTCTATTTGTAAGACTTAAATCGCTATCTAGAATGAAAAGCTTAATTGATGAGTTAAAGCTTCGTAATAACACTAATGCATTATTAGGCGTAACAAATATCGAAATGCATGACACTTGCACAGATAAAAAAATATTACTAATTAATGATGATATAGTACAAGCTAAAAATATAAAACAAATGTTACTTAAGATTACCCAAAACGTAAAGGTAATAAGTAATTCCGATGAATTAGATATTATAAATGAATATACACCCGATTTAGTAATTATCAGTAGTACGCTCGAAAATGAAGATCCTTTGAGGATCAGTGTTATTTTAAGAGGTAAAGCAGAAATAAGCGGCGTGGTAATAATTTTACAAATTGATGAAGACGGTATGCCTTTGGTTGTGAAAGGTATTGAACTCGGTATTAATGATTATTTCGTTTATCCTATAGAGGAAAGTGAATTACTTGCTAGAATTAGAACACAATTAAGGCGTAAGCAATACCAAGATAATTTACGTAATGATCTTGAACAAAGTGTTAATTTAGCAGCTAAAGACAGCTTAACCGGCTTATTTAATCGTCGCTATTTCGATATACACCTTAAACAAATGATTGAGAAAGCTAATAAAGAAAGTATTAAATTATATTTACTTATGTGTGATATCGACAATTTTAAACATGTAAACGATACTTACGGTCATCAAGCAGGCGATAAGGTTTTAACAATTGTATCCCGTATTTTGAAGAATACTCTCAGAGTAACAGACTTAATAGCAAGATTCGGCGGTGAAGAATTTACTATACTCTTAACGGATATAGATATTTCTAAAGCAATTGAAACTGCGGAGAGAGTTAGAGTTAAAATAGAATATATGGATTTTCACATTGAAGATCAAATTGAACCTTTAAAAAAAACTATTTCAATCGGAGTTACGGAATATAAAAAAGAAGAATCAATAGAATCTTTCATTGAACGTGCTGACAAAGCTATGTATGAAGCTAAAACAACGGGTAAAAATCAAGTAGTAAAATTATAA
- the efp gene encoding elongation factor P, translating into MKISASSIRTGNILVYNNDLWVVSKTPEHTQPGKGGAYVQVEMKNLKTGTKRNERFSSSDYLEKAELEQKDYQFLYFEGDDLVLMDTKHFDQINVPKEILEEKLPFLTENMIVKVEFYNEKPLNIELPPTVILEISETDPVIKGATATASYKPAILENGIKVKVPQYLEIGEKIVVKTDDMTYVERAK; encoded by the coding sequence ATGAAAATTTCAGCAAGTTCAATTAGAACAGGTAACATATTAGTTTATAATAATGATTTATGGGTTGTAAGCAAAACACCGGAACATACTCAACCAGGGAAAGGCGGAGCTTATGTACAAGTTGAGATGAAAAATTTAAAAACAGGGACAAAGCGTAACGAAAGATTCAGTTCTTCCGATTATTTAGAAAAAGCTGAACTTGAACAAAAAGATTATCAATTTTTATATTTTGAAGGTGATGATTTGGTATTGATGGATACCAAACATTTTGATCAAATAAATGTTCCCAAGGAAATTTTAGAAGAAAAATTACCTTTCTTAACTGAAAATATGATTGTTAAAGTCGAATTTTATAATGAAAAACCTTTAAATATTGAGCTTCCTCCAACTGTTATACTTGAGATTAGTGAAACTGATCCGGTAATAAAAGGAGCAACCGCTACCGCCTCTTATAAACCAGCAATTTTAGAAAACGGTATTAAAGTTAAGGTGCCGCAATATTTAGAAATAGGAGAAAAAATTGTTGTTAAAACTGATGATATGACATATGTTGAAAGAGCCAAATAA
- a CDS encoding inositol monophosphatase family protein, with protein MQPITNLLINALRKAVKFLHRDFLELEMLQKNSVRNEEFCKRSYLKLKTLLCEELKKHTQYLFFPEDKFDLNNDYESVFLINPIDSPNNFARSIPFFAISVTYLKRNQEVLTPTSTVIYFPALNEIYYAEKGKGAWIEKNNLNSNYQGLRLRVSDNADLKNCLAIIEDVNHNDLEEIYSGEVKSDYINNMRSFGSPCYAATLVASGKADLICLSLLNFTLYYAFELLIREAGGIIIDSSDKFIYSNRYIAKKLKKY; from the coding sequence ATGCAACCTATAACTAATTTATTAATTAATGCCCTGCGTAAAGCAGTTAAGTTTTTGCATAGAGATTTTTTAGAACTCGAAATGCTACAAAAAAATTCTGTAAGAAATGAAGAATTTTGCAAGCGATCTTATTTAAAATTAAAAACTTTATTATGTGAAGAATTAAAAAAACATACACAATATTTATTTTTTCCGGAAGATAAATTCGATTTAAATAATGATTATGAGAGTGTTTTTTTAATTAATCCTATAGATAGCCCAAATAATTTCGCCAGAAGCATACCTTTTTTTGCGATATCCGTAACTTATTTAAAAAGGAATCAAGAAGTTTTAACTCCTACTTCTACAGTAATATATTTCCCTGCTCTTAATGAAATTTATTATGCTGAAAAAGGTAAAGGAGCTTGGATAGAAAAAAATAATTTAAACTCTAATTATCAAGGGTTAAGACTTAGAGTTTCCGATAATGCCGATTTAAAGAACTGTTTAGCAATTATTGAAGATGTAAATCATAATGATTTGGAGGAGATATACTCCGGTGAAGTGAAGAGTGATTATATAAATAATATGAGATCTTTTGGCTCTCCTTGCTATGCAGCTACGCTTGTAGCTTCAGGTAAAGCGGATTTAATATGTTTATCATTATTAAATTTTACATTATATTATGCATTTGAGCTTCTTATTAGGGAAGCAGGCGGGATAATTATAGATTCTAGCGATAAATTTATATATTCAAATCGTTATATTGCTAAGAAACTTAAAAAATATTAG
- a CDS encoding DUF2610 domain-containing protein, translating into MAHYKEFEFDCDFGGQRAKFKFYIGMPQEGHHPLQFQAKWLSDERGGTIPDEVMKAISQLNDLAKKHGVPLPDLCVYALGSAQEAQATPQEEDEDESENQEDKAEQA; encoded by the coding sequence ATGGCACATTATAAAGAGTTTGAATTTGACTGCGATTTTGGTGGACAAAGAGCCAAGTTTAAGTTTTATATAGGTATGCCGCAAGAAGGGCATCATCCGCTACAATTTCAAGCAAAATGGTTATCTGACGAAAGAGGCGGTACTATTCCTGATGAGGTTATGAAAGCAATATCACAGCTAAATGATCTTGCCAAAAAACACGGTGTTCCACTTCCGGATTTATGCGTATATGCTCTTGGTTCTGCTCAAGAAGCCCAAGCTACCCCTCAAGAAGAAGATGAAGACGAGAGTGAGAACCAAGAAGATAAAGCAGAGCAGGCATAG
- a CDS encoding phosphatidylserine decarboxylase, whose protein sequence is MKQYNDLFKIIHREGYIFIASFALVSFLLASFNEKLGCIGFIATAWCIYFFRNPDRFVPISDDLVISPADGIIQEIKEALPPLELGLGDVEMIRVSIFLNIFNVHVNRIPANGKILALHYNPGKFFNASLDKASIYNERQSVLMETDQGQKIVFVQIAGLIARRIVCDLEEGNEVKTGERYGIIRFGSRVDVYLPLKTALLVSKGQTAIGGETIIADFGRKKTAEFKFERK, encoded by the coding sequence ATGAAACAATATAATGATTTATTTAAAATTATTCACCGCGAAGGATATATATTTATTGCTAGCTTTGCATTAGTAAGTTTTTTATTAGCATCATTTAATGAAAAACTTGGCTGTATTGGATTTATTGCTACTGCTTGGTGTATTTATTTTTTCCGTAATCCTGATCGCTTTGTGCCTATAAGTGATGATCTGGTAATAAGTCCTGCAGATGGAATAATTCAAGAAATTAAGGAAGCATTGCCGCCGCTGGAATTAGGGCTTGGTGATGTGGAAATGATTAGAGTTAGTATTTTTCTAAATATTTTTAATGTCCATGTTAATAGAATTCCGGCAAACGGAAAAATTTTAGCACTTCATTATAATCCGGGAAAATTTTTTAATGCTTCACTCGATAAAGCTAGTATTTATAATGAGCGTCAATCAGTATTAATGGAAACTGATCAAGGACAGAAAATTGTTTTTGTTCAAATAGCCGGACTGATAGCAAGGCGTATAGTTTGTGATTTAGAAGAGGGTAATGAAGTTAAAACGGGCGAGCGATACGGTATAATTCGTTTCGGTAGCAGAGTAGATGTTTATCTACCGTTGAAAACAGCTTTATTAGTGAGTAAAGGGCAGACTGCTATAGGCGGTGAAACTATCATTGCTGATTTTGGACGTAAAAAGACAGCAGAATTTAAGTTTGAGAGGAAGTAG